A region of Bombilactobacillus folatiphilus DNA encodes the following proteins:
- the murG gene encoding undecaprenyldiphospho-muramoylpentapeptide beta-N-acetylglucosaminyltransferase, which yields MRIIVSGGGTGGHIYPALALIKRLQQRRLIEEVLYVGTQTGLEQKIIKQEQIPFKALKLQGFQRKLSWHNVETVKLFVQSIHQAKKIITDFRPDVVVGTGGYVCSAIVTAAHFKKVPTLIHEQNSIAGLTNKFLGHFVDKIAYAFENVTTQFSEKNKLVFTGNPRAQEVNALKPNERLRDFGLDPQEKTIMIFGGSRGAKPINQAVIDSLPSFSQMNYQLLFVTGQAHFAAVQKQLTQPLSDRIKVVPYIDDMPSVLPDLTLIVGRSGATSIAELTSLGIPAIFIPSPYVTHDHQTKNAQALVDQKAALMIPETQLTAQTLVQTVSQVMGDSHLLQELSDNARQLGVDDASDRLIQVLLDLIQNNK from the coding sequence ATGAGAATAATTGTATCCGGTGGTGGCACTGGTGGACATATTTATCCAGCATTAGCTTTGATTAAACGCTTACAGCAACGCCGTTTAATTGAAGAAGTTCTTTATGTTGGAACGCAGACAGGTTTGGAACAAAAGATTATCAAACAAGAGCAAATTCCGTTTAAAGCATTGAAGTTGCAAGGTTTTCAGCGCAAATTGTCATGGCATAATGTAGAAACGGTCAAATTATTTGTTCAAAGTATTCATCAAGCTAAGAAAATTATTACGGATTTTCGGCCGGATGTTGTGGTTGGTACTGGTGGCTATGTTTGTAGCGCTATTGTTACGGCAGCTCATTTTAAGAAAGTACCAACCTTAATTCATGAACAAAATTCTATTGCAGGGCTAACTAATAAATTTTTAGGTCATTTTGTTGATAAAATTGCATACGCATTTGAGAATGTAACTACGCAATTTAGTGAAAAAAATAAATTAGTGTTTACAGGAAATCCACGTGCACAAGAGGTCAATGCTCTAAAACCGAATGAAAGATTAAGAGATTTTGGTTTGGATCCACAAGAAAAAACTATTATGATTTTTGGTGGCAGTCGTGGTGCTAAACCGATTAACCAAGCTGTTATTGATAGTTTGCCTTCGTTTAGTCAAATGAATTATCAATTGTTATTTGTTACTGGTCAAGCTCACTTTGCGGCTGTTCAAAAACAGTTAACTCAACCATTATCTGACCGCATTAAAGTTGTACCTTATATTGACGATATGCCATCAGTTTTACCTGATTTAACATTGATTGTTGGGCGCAGTGGTGCTACTTCGATTGCTGAATTAACATCTTTGGGAATTCCTGCTATTTTTATTCCTAGTCCATATGTTACACATGATCATCAAACAAAAAACGCCCAAGCATTGGTTGACCAAAAAGCAGCTTTGATGATACCTGAAACACAATTAACAGCGCAAACATTGGTACAGACGGTTTCTCAAGTTATGGGTGATTCTCATTTGTTGCAAGAATTGTCGGATAATGCTAGGCAGTTAGGTGTTGATGACGCTAGCGATCGTTTAATTCAAGTACTCTTAGATTTAATTCAAAATAATAAGTAA
- a CDS encoding YlmH family RNA-binding protein — MKNNSDQLFKLKNLIRAAHTNYSKQVSNFLNPYEQRLAQELLTNMDEFVAKFSGGYPQAQRKRLLIVPPYLEYSSDDLEIQLFQINFNERFVKLHHHQIMGKLLHLGLDEGTFGDIITDGSHWQFFAQKHCTALLEQEVTRIGNFKVSIQPIDRHELLLVKSEYQMVSVNTSSLRIDQLISVVFQLSRQTAKELIHRGEVMVNWQREKRSDYIITVGDSISVHGFGRATLVDLLGHKNQKWQLYLQVYRH, encoded by the coding sequence ATGAAAAATAATTCGGATCAGCTTTTTAAACTAAAAAATTTAATTCGTGCCGCGCATACTAATTATAGTAAGCAAGTTAGTAATTTTTTAAATCCGTATGAACAGCGTTTAGCTCAAGAACTTTTGACTAATATGGATGAATTTGTTGCAAAGTTTTCTGGTGGATATCCACAAGCTCAGAGAAAAAGACTCTTGATTGTTCCGCCATATCTTGAATATTCGAGTGATGATTTAGAAATTCAATTGTTTCAAATTAACTTTAATGAACGTTTTGTTAAGTTGCATCACCATCAAATTATGGGAAAATTATTGCATTTAGGTTTAGATGAAGGTACTTTTGGTGATATTATTACTGATGGTAGTCACTGGCAGTTTTTTGCACAGAAACATTGCACTGCTTTATTAGAACAAGAAGTGACGCGGATTGGTAATTTTAAAGTTAGTATTCAGCCAATTGATCGTCATGAGTTGCTTCTGGTGAAAAGTGAATATCAAATGGTTTCTGTTAACACCAGTTCATTGAGAATTGATCAATTGATTAGTGTAGTTTTTCAATTGAGTAGACAAACAGCTAAGGAATTGATTCATCGTGGTGAAGTTATGGTTAATTGGCAACGTGAAAAACGTAGTGACTATATCATTACCGTGGGTGATTCTATCAGTGTACATGGTTTTGGTCGGGCAACATTAGTGGATTTGTTAGGTCATAAGAATCAGAAATGGCAGTTATACTTACAAGTTTATCGACATTAA
- a CDS encoding DivIVA domain-containing protein: MDLTPNDIKIKEFKSQLRGYDKNEVNQFLDKIIENYSDEIKTNHKLDHELKDAKAQIAYFNELQNTVNESIITAQNAADQVKKTADAQAQEVMAQARHNTENMVDQAIDQGRQIINDAQSKAQALIQKANELQTQIQKNYDDLQNIMAEQQSLLTSDTWRDLLTKNDQQLTKSIQADTQNYLDKLDQFAAEIKNNSTDEEQDTDDLVSANLGTQVVDKDVQNVDNQ; encoded by the coding sequence ATGGATTTAACTCCCAATGATATTAAAATCAAAGAATTCAAATCGCAATTACGAGGCTACGATAAGAATGAAGTTAATCAGTTTTTAGATAAGATTATCGAAAATTATAGTGATGAGATAAAGACTAATCATAAATTAGATCATGAATTAAAAGACGCTAAGGCACAGATTGCATATTTTAATGAATTGCAAAATACAGTGAATGAATCCATTATTACGGCACAAAATGCTGCAGATCAAGTGAAAAAGACCGCTGATGCTCAGGCTCAAGAAGTTATGGCTCAAGCTCGTCATAATACGGAAAATATGGTTGATCAAGCTATTGATCAAGGTCGACAAATTATCAATGATGCTCAAAGTAAAGCACAAGCCTTGATTCAAAAAGCTAACGAACTCCAGACACAGATCCAAAAAAATTATGATGATTTACAAAACATTATGGCGGAACAACAAAGTTTATTAACGTCCGATACTTGGCGGGATTTATTAACTAAAAATGATCAGCAATTAACAAAAAGTATTCAAGCTGATACACAAAATTATTTGGATAAGTTAGATCAATTTGCAGCAGAAATTAAAAATAATAGTACGGATGAAGAACAAGATACTGATGATCTAGTTTCGGCCAATTTAGGAACACAAGTGGTTGACAAAGATGTACAAAATGTTGATAATCAGTAA
- a CDS encoding cell division protein SepF, producing the protein MAFGKLASFFGLDDNENNVSEDVMPPDISMEVDNQKDNVVALSTHTAQKPSKIQVVEPHSYADAKQIAKELLISRAVIVNYRNVTDEQMRRIADFLSGAIYATKGDISQVDEQVFLYAPLNFKVNSNAINFND; encoded by the coding sequence ATGGCTTTTGGTAAATTAGCAAGTTTTTTTGGCTTGGATGATAATGAAAATAATGTTTCTGAAGATGTCATGCCGCCAGATATTTCGATGGAAGTAGATAATCAAAAGGACAACGTTGTGGCATTGAGTACACATACAGCTCAAAAGCCGAGTAAAATTCAAGTCGTTGAACCACATTCTTACGCTGATGCAAAACAAATTGCAAAAGAATTGTTGATTAGTCGGGCAGTGATTGTGAATTATCGTAATGTTACTGATGAACAGATGCGTCGAATTGCAGATTTTTTGTCAGGTGCAATTTATGCCACTAAAGGTGATATTAGCCAAGTGGATGAGCAAGTTTTTTTGTATGCACCATTAAATTTTAAGGTTAACAGTAACGCGATTAATTTTAACGATTAA
- a CDS encoding YggT family protein, producing MTLIYLIDIYEWLIIIWALLTWFPGASQSKLGVLLGNLVNPFLSIFDRIIPPILGISFSPVWAFLVLDLIKQLVYKIF from the coding sequence GTGACTTTAATTTATTTAATAGATATTTACGAATGGTTAATAATTATCTGGGCGTTATTAACTTGGTTTCCTGGAGCTTCCCAGTCTAAATTAGGAGTATTACTCGGTAATTTGGTAAATCCTTTTTTGTCCATTTTTGATCGAATTATCCCACCTATTCTCGGAATCAGTTTTTCACCAGTCTGGGCCTTTTTAGTATTAGATTTGATTAAACAATTGGTTTACAAAATATTCTGA
- the ftsA gene encoding cell division protein FtsA — translation MDDSRIIVSLDIGTTAMKVVVANIQNSQANIIGIGSAHSQGMDRGVIVDIDQAATAISEAIKKASSQSNTDIKDVVVGLPASGLQIFKAHAMVALNGQSKEINNDDVQEVMSASVVQTLPPELEFVTLLPSSFSVDGFTNVNDPRGMIGNRLEFNGVLYALPKSILHNVKRVVQRAGLNLIHEILAPLALAKVALNKGERDFGTVVIDLGGGQTSASVIHDNKLKFTAIDPEGGNLVAHDISVVLNTTLDNAEKLKHYYGNADVQHSLSGETIPVEVVGQEQNQNISGEYLASIISARLQQIFERLKRSLDHIKAQDLPGGVILTGGLAEMSGIKALAQQVLQVKTKTFIPEQMGLRHPSFAEGLGLVLYTKDLNDLDLIAYDVVHEPVSKKTRVTSSSRSDSSPRTENSGKEKPPKSISTGEKIKNFWSRFFD, via the coding sequence ATGGATGATTCACGAATCATTGTCAGCTTGGATATCGGTACAACTGCAATGAAAGTGGTTGTGGCCAATATTCAAAACTCTCAAGCAAATATCATTGGTATTGGCAGCGCACATTCTCAAGGAATGGATCGTGGTGTTATCGTTGATATTGATCAAGCAGCGACAGCGATTAGTGAAGCAATCAAAAAAGCATCATCACAATCTAATACAGATATTAAAGATGTGGTTGTTGGTCTTCCTGCTAGTGGTTTGCAAATTTTTAAGGCTCACGCCATGGTTGCTTTAAATGGTCAATCTAAAGAAATTAATAACGATGACGTTCAAGAAGTGATGAGCGCTTCTGTTGTGCAAACTTTACCGCCTGAGTTGGAATTTGTAACACTATTACCAAGTAGTTTTAGTGTTGATGGTTTTACCAATGTCAATGATCCGAGAGGGATGATTGGTAATCGTTTAGAATTTAATGGTGTTTTATATGCTTTACCAAAATCTATTTTGCACAATGTAAAACGTGTTGTTCAGCGTGCAGGATTGAATTTGATACATGAAATTTTAGCGCCGTTAGCTTTGGCTAAAGTTGCTTTGAATAAAGGTGAACGAGATTTTGGTACCGTAGTGATTGACTTGGGGGGGGGTCAAACCTCAGCTTCGGTGATTCATGATAATAAACTGAAATTTACTGCTATTGACCCTGAAGGTGGCAATTTAGTCGCGCATGATATTTCTGTAGTTCTGAATACGACTTTAGATAATGCTGAGAAGTTGAAACATTATTATGGTAATGCGGATGTTCAACATAGTTTGTCTGGGGAAACGATTCCTGTAGAAGTTGTTGGTCAAGAACAAAATCAAAATATTTCTGGCGAGTATTTGGCTTCAATTATTTCGGCACGTTTGCAGCAAATTTTTGAACGTTTAAAGCGTAGTTTAGATCATATCAAGGCTCAAGATTTACCAGGTGGTGTGATTTTAACTGGTGGCTTGGCAGAAATGAGCGGCATTAAGGCATTGGCGCAGCAGGTATTGCAAGTAAAAACTAAGACATTTATTCCCGAGCAAATGGGATTACGTCACCCTTCGTTTGCGGAGGGCTTGGGGTTAGTTTTGTATACAAAAGATTTGAATGATTTAGATTTGATTGCATATGATGTAGTACATGAACCAGTATCTAAAAAAACAAGGGTGACAAGTTCCAGTCGATCTGATTCTTCACCGCGGACAGAAAATTCTGGGAAAGAAAAACCACCAAAATCGATTTCAACTGGTGAAAAAATTAAAAATTTTTGGAGTCGTTTCTTTGATTAG
- the ftsZ gene encoding cell division protein FtsZ produces the protein MDSSIDKQEKNSATIKVIGVGGAGGNAVNRMVEEEIKGVDFIAANTDMQALDLSKANTRLQLGPKLTRGLGAGSDPEVGQKAAEESEDVISDLLKESDMIFITAGMGGGTGTGAAPVIARIAKDSGALTVGVVTRPFLFEGPKRAKFADKGIEELKQHVDTLVIIANNRLLEIVDKKTPMNEAMHVADDVLRQGVQGISDLITSPGFVNLDFADVKTVMSDQGSALMGIGIGNGENRIVDATKKAISSPLLEVSIDGARQVLLNITGGPDLSLFEAQEAATIVSSAATEDVNIIFGTSINEGLGDEVKVTVIATGIDDDSKDKREKNDSTGSENIKGQKEQFDPWNISNDNSNSLKQNSSNNNDFDIFQQSNVLNDNDNDDDDSMPPFLKHNPK, from the coding sequence ATGGATAGTTCAATAGATAAACAAGAAAAAAATTCCGCCACCATTAAAGTGATTGGTGTTGGTGGTGCCGGCGGTAATGCTGTTAATCGAATGGTTGAAGAAGAGATCAAGGGTGTTGATTTTATTGCCGCCAATACTGATATGCAGGCGTTGGATCTTTCAAAAGCCAATACGCGCCTGCAATTAGGACCTAAGTTGACACGTGGTTTGGGTGCTGGCTCAGATCCTGAGGTTGGTCAAAAGGCTGCTGAAGAGAGTGAAGATGTTATATCTGATTTGTTGAAAGAATCGGATATGATTTTTATTACTGCAGGGATGGGCGGTGGTACTGGTACTGGAGCGGCTCCAGTGATTGCCAGAATTGCAAAAGATTCAGGAGCTTTGACTGTAGGGGTAGTGACACGTCCATTCTTATTTGAGGGTCCTAAGCGCGCAAAATTTGCGGATAAAGGGATCGAAGAATTAAAGCAACATGTTGATACTTTAGTTATTATTGCTAACAATCGCTTATTGGAGATTGTTGATAAAAAGACCCCGATGAACGAAGCCATGCATGTCGCTGATGATGTTTTGCGACAAGGTGTGCAAGGAATTTCTGATTTGATTACTTCTCCAGGATTTGTCAATTTGGATTTTGCCGATGTCAAAACGGTGATGTCTGATCAAGGTTCTGCGCTGATGGGAATTGGCATCGGTAATGGCGAAAATCGGATTGTAGATGCTACTAAGAAAGCAATTTCCTCACCTTTATTAGAGGTGTCAATTGATGGGGCAAGACAAGTGCTTTTGAATATTACAGGTGGACCCGATTTATCATTATTTGAAGCGCAAGAAGCAGCAACAATTGTTTCGAGTGCAGCCACTGAAGATGTTAATATTATTTTTGGAACGTCAATTAATGAGGGCTTAGGCGATGAAGTCAAGGTGACGGTAATTGCTACGGGAATTGATGATGATTCGAAGGATAAACGTGAGAAAAATGATTCGACTGGCTCGGAAAATATCAAGGGTCAAAAAGAACAATTTGATCCATGGAATATTAGTAACGATAATTCCAATTCTTTAAAGCAAAATTCGTCAAATAATAATGATTTTGATATTTTTCAACAGTCTAATGTTTTGAATGATAACGACAATGATGATGATGATTCAATGCCGCCTTTTTTAAAGCATAATCCCAAATAA
- the ileS gene encoding isoleucine--tRNA ligase, with protein MRIKDTLNLGKTAFPMRGNLPKMEPVWQKDWEDNKVYQRRQKLNEGLPTFVLHDGPPFANGNIHMGHAMNKITKDIIVRYKSMAGFRAPYVPGWDTHGLPIEQQLTKQGVHRKEMTTAQYRQLCYDFAMKEVNKQRTDFKRLGVSGDWDHPYITLQPEYEEQEIRVFGKMVKRGLIYRGKKPVYWSPSSESTLAEAEVEYHDIKSPSLYVAFPVKDGKGIIDNDASFLIWTTTPWTLPANEAIAVNPRFEYSLIKLPSGQKYVVASERIDYLAETLGWNQYAVLRQYKGSDLEYLVAKHPFYDRNSVLILGDHVTLTDGTGLVHTAPGLGSDDFNVGMKYHLEVLSPVDNQGRLTDEAPGFEGVFYEDANKMVTKVLEEKGTMVKLDFFVHSYPHDWRTKKPVIFRSTPQWFASIDNIRDEILEQIQKVEFQPSWGKTRLYNMIRDRGDWVISRQRIWGVPLPIFYAENGEPIMTQETINHIADLFGKYGSNIWFEKTAEELLPEGFTHPGSPNGKFTKETDIMDVWFDSGSSNQAVLTTRPDLHFPSDLYLEGSDQYRGWFNSSLITSVAVSHQAPYRKILSQGFTLDKQGRKMSKSLGNVIVPSDIEKQFGAEIIRLWVASVDTSSDVPVSLDTFKQVSDAYRKIRNTLRFMLANTADFDPQTDRVVDQNLSSVDNYVKVKLSELIQDVQTDYDQFDFVNVTKRINEFLVNEMSTFYLDFAKDVVYIESVDMLARRQMQTVIYDAAVAITKMLTPILPHTMEQVWQQLKEPEDYVQLAQMPEIKPVLNAEQVLADWQEFMEFRANVLKSLERVRDQKLIGKSMEAAVTIYPDQHLKEVLERLDVNVGQLLIVSQFAIASQPLADSDEYDDVQVLVQPAQGEVCERCRMTKKDVGLDQQLPMLCERCATIVRQDYPEVIEEGFDE; from the coding sequence ATGCGAATCAAAGATACCTTAAACTTAGGAAAAACTGCTTTTCCAATGCGTGGTAACTTACCCAAAATGGAACCCGTTTGGCAAAAAGATTGGGAAGATAATAAAGTTTATCAGCGACGGCAAAAATTGAACGAAGGCTTGCCAACTTTTGTATTACATGACGGGCCACCGTTTGCGAACGGTAATATTCATATGGGACATGCAATGAATAAAATTACTAAGGATATTATTGTTCGATATAAGTCTATGGCTGGTTTTCGAGCACCTTATGTGCCAGGTTGGGATACCCATGGTTTACCAATTGAGCAGCAATTGACTAAGCAAGGTGTTCATCGTAAAGAAATGACAACAGCCCAGTACCGACAACTTTGCTATGATTTTGCGATGAAAGAAGTTAATAAACAGCGGACTGATTTTAAACGTTTAGGCGTTAGTGGTGATTGGGATCATCCATACATTACTTTGCAACCAGAATATGAGGAACAAGAGATTCGGGTGTTTGGTAAGATGGTGAAGCGTGGTTTGATTTATCGTGGTAAAAAGCCTGTTTATTGGTCGCCATCATCGGAATCAACTTTAGCTGAAGCAGAAGTCGAATATCACGATATTAAATCACCGTCATTGTATGTAGCGTTTCCAGTGAAAGATGGTAAAGGTATTATTGATAATGATGCTTCTTTCTTAATTTGGACGACGACTCCGTGGACCTTGCCTGCCAATGAAGCAATTGCAGTTAATCCGCGATTTGAGTATTCATTGATTAAATTGCCTTCAGGTCAAAAATATGTAGTCGCTAGTGAGCGGATTGATTATTTAGCTGAGACTTTAGGCTGGAATCAATATGCAGTTTTACGGCAATATAAAGGTTCAGATTTAGAATATTTAGTTGCTAAGCATCCTTTCTATGATCGTAATTCCGTCCTAATTCTTGGTGATCATGTCACATTGACTGATGGGACTGGTTTGGTTCATACGGCACCTGGTTTAGGTAGTGATGACTTTAATGTAGGAATGAAATATCATTTGGAAGTTTTATCACCGGTCGATAATCAGGGACGTTTGACTGATGAAGCCCCTGGCTTTGAGGGTGTCTTTTATGAAGATGCTAATAAAATGGTAACCAAGGTGTTGGAAGAAAAAGGCACAATGGTGAAATTAGACTTCTTTGTTCACAGTTATCCACATGATTGGCGGACGAAAAAACCAGTGATTTTCCGTTCAACGCCACAATGGTTTGCTTCGATTGATAATATTCGTGATGAAATTTTAGAGCAAATTCAAAAAGTAGAATTTCAACCTAGTTGGGGTAAAACACGTTTATATAATATGATTCGTGATCGTGGCGATTGGGTGATTTCTCGACAACGTATTTGGGGAGTTCCGTTACCAATTTTTTACGCTGAAAATGGTGAACCGATTATGACACAGGAAACGATTAATCATATTGCTGATTTATTTGGCAAATATGGTTCTAATATTTGGTTTGAAAAAACAGCGGAAGAATTGTTACCTGAAGGATTTACACATCCTGGTAGTCCAAACGGCAAGTTTACTAAAGAAACTGATATTATGGATGTTTGGTTTGATTCTGGTTCCAGTAATCAGGCGGTTCTAACGACGAGACCCGATTTACATTTTCCATCTGATCTGTATCTGGAAGGTTCCGATCAATATCGTGGTTGGTTTAATTCCAGTTTGATTACGTCCGTTGCTGTTAGTCATCAGGCACCTTATCGCAAGATTTTGTCGCAAGGATTTACCTTGGATAAACAGGGTCGTAAGATGAGTAAGTCGTTAGGCAATGTGATTGTTCCAAGTGATATTGAAAAGCAATTTGGTGCTGAAATTATTCGCTTATGGGTGGCTTCCGTCGATACAAGTTCTGATGTGCCAGTATCTTTAGACACTTTTAAACAAGTTTCAGACGCTTATCGTAAGATTAGAAATACTTTGCGGTTTATGTTGGCGAATACTGCTGATTTTGATCCGCAAACGGATCGTGTGGTTGATCAAAACTTAAGTTCAGTAGATAATTATGTTAAGGTAAAATTGTCTGAGCTCATTCAAGATGTGCAAACAGATTATGATCAATTTGATTTTGTCAATGTGACGAAAAGAATCAATGAATTTTTGGTTAATGAAATGTCGACTTTCTATCTAGACTTTGCTAAGGATGTCGTTTACATTGAATCTGTTGATATGTTAGCAAGACGCCAGATGCAGACAGTGATCTATGACGCAGCAGTAGCCATTACCAAAATGTTAACACCTATTTTGCCGCATACGATGGAACAAGTTTGGCAGCAACTAAAGGAACCGGAAGATTATGTTCAATTAGCGCAAATGCCGGAAATTAAGCCAGTTTTGAATGCTGAACAAGTTTTGGCAGATTGGCAAGAATTTATGGAGTTTCGTGCAAATGTTTTGAAGTCGTTGGAAAGGGTTCGAGATCAAAAACTGATTGGGAAGTCTATGGAAGCGGCGGTGACAATTTATCCTGATCAACATTTAAAAGAAGTCTTGGAACGTTTGGATGTTAATGTTGGTCAATTATTGATTGTCTCTCAATTCGCCATTGCTTCACAACCTTTAGCAGATAGTGATGAGTATGATGATGTTCAAGTTTTGGTACAACCGGCACAAGGTGAAGTTTGTGAACGTTGTCGAATGACCAAGAAAGATGTTGGTTTAGATCAACAATTACCAATGCTTTGTGAACGTTGTGCTACGATTGTTCGTCAAGATTATCCTGAAGTAATTGAGGAAGGATTTGATGAATAA
- a CDS encoding cell division protein FtsQ/DivIB translates to MKNSKQQTMLKFQNQYSRNHQRPTRWMRFKNILRKFSFKNLFLLMLMLGILFIGYLFSPLGHVRTINVTGVNYLGAQQIIDASKIDNNSLVLQTLLIRKRINQQVKRQVPLIKDINYYYTNFNTLHFKVKEYRTVGFVVRNHGYYRILENKKIINSKLKQPIGNFPIYQNLNHKVTLAKTVELYVKCPHTLKSDISEIHGSKNSLKYPYRVELYMNDGNLIIGDIRTLESKLKYYPAIVKTMSKKGVINLEIGAYLQSVKGKGSELD, encoded by the coding sequence ATGAAAAATTCTAAGCAACAAACCATGTTAAAATTTCAAAATCAATACTCTAGAAATCATCAAAGACCGACGCGATGGATGCGCTTTAAGAATATTTTACGTAAATTTTCTTTTAAAAATTTGTTTTTATTAATGTTGATGTTGGGTATTTTGTTTATAGGTTATTTGTTTTCGCCTTTAGGGCATGTCCGGACAATTAATGTGACCGGTGTTAATTATTTGGGAGCACAACAAATTATTGATGCGTCCAAAATTGATAATAATTCGCTTGTGTTGCAGACTTTGTTGATTCGTAAAAGAATTAATCAGCAAGTGAAACGACAAGTTCCTTTGATAAAGGATATCAATTATTATTATACGAATTTTAATACACTGCATTTTAAGGTTAAAGAATATCGAACGGTAGGTTTTGTTGTTCGCAATCATGGCTATTATCGGATTTTGGAAAATAAAAAAATTATCAATTCTAAGTTGAAGCAACCGATTGGTAATTTTCCAATTTATCAAAACTTGAATCATAAAGTGACATTAGCTAAGACAGTTGAGTTATATGTTAAATGTCCGCATACTTTAAAAAGTGATATTTCAGAAATTCATGGCTCCAAAAATTCTCTAAAGTATCCTTATCGTGTTGAACTATATATGAACGATGGTAATTTAATTATAGGCGATATTCGGACATTGGAGTCCAAACTGAAATATTATCCAGCCATTGTTAAGACAATGTCTAAAAAAGGAGTTATTAATTTGGAAATTGGAGCATACCTGCAATCGGTTAAGGGTAAGGGTTCTGAGCTGGATTAG
- the murD gene encoding UDP-N-acetylmuramoyl-L-alanine--D-glutamate ligase yields the protein MKQLKSYVGKKVLVLGLAKSGFNAAILLTKLGAEVTANDQQNSSEATQLRNLGLNVITGNNSIEILNQGFDLIVKNPGINYENPLIQVALERQIPIITEPELAYEVSQAPFIGVTGTNGKTTTTTLIRLILDQDRAKGHAYKAGNIGIPVSKVVQEATADDDVVVELSSFQLLGTTKLRPKIAVLTNIYEAHLDYHKTRANYVKAKMKITANQAVTDYFVVNFDKLEWRELSRQTQAQVVPFSRLKKSTAGAYQDGNTLYFRGEPIIDVSEIVLPGQHNLENCLAAIAVAKLLGKSNETIKKVLTTFQGVKHRIQFVQEIHGRRVYNDSKATNIEATIVALQSFEQPIVLIAGGLDRGFNFDELVEPLKRVKAIVLYGETKFLMQTAAKKAEIKTIALVDRLDDAVEQAYQFTNEGDVLLLSPAAASWDQFKTFEERGDRFIEDIEKLK from the coding sequence ATGAAGCAATTAAAAAGCTATGTTGGTAAAAAGGTTTTGGTTTTGGGTTTGGCAAAAAGTGGCTTTAATGCGGCTATTTTGTTGACGAAGTTAGGTGCTGAAGTGACAGCCAATGATCAACAAAATAGTTCAGAAGCTACTCAATTGCGGAATTTAGGTTTGAACGTGATTACTGGCAATAATTCAATTGAAATCTTGAATCAAGGATTTGATCTGATTGTCAAGAATCCTGGAATTAATTATGAAAATCCGCTAATTCAAGTAGCACTTGAAAGGCAAATCCCTATTATTACGGAGCCTGAATTGGCTTATGAAGTTTCACAAGCGCCTTTTATTGGTGTGACAGGAACGAATGGCAAAACGACCACTACGACCTTGATTCGACTTATCTTAGATCAAGATCGTGCCAAGGGTCATGCTTATAAAGCTGGAAATATTGGGATTCCGGTTTCTAAAGTAGTACAAGAGGCTACCGCTGACGATGATGTCGTTGTGGAACTTTCCAGTTTTCAACTTTTAGGAACTACAAAATTGCGACCTAAAATTGCTGTGCTAACGAATATTTATGAAGCTCATCTGGATTATCATAAAACACGAGCTAATTATGTGAAAGCTAAAATGAAAATTACGGCTAATCAAGCAGTGACAGACTATTTTGTGGTTAACTTTGATAAGCTGGAATGGCGGGAATTAAGCCGACAAACCCAAGCACAAGTTGTTCCTTTTTCAAGATTAAAGAAAAGTACAGCCGGTGCTTATCAAGATGGTAACACCTTATATTTTCGGGGCGAGCCGATAATTGATGTATCAGAAATTGTGCTGCCGGGACAGCATAATCTAGAAAATTGTCTAGCAGCTATTGCCGTGGCAAAATTATTAGGTAAATCTAATGAAACCATCAAAAAAGTTTTAACAACGTTTCAAGGTGTCAAACATCGAATTCAATTTGTTCAGGAGATCCATGGGCGCAGAGTATATAACGATTCCAAAGCAACTAATATTGAAGCTACAATTGTTGCATTGCAGTCATTTGAGCAACCGATTGTCTTGATAGCTGGGGGATTAGATCGAGGTTTTAATTTTGATGAATTGGTGGAACCCTTAAAAAGGGTCAAAGCAATCGTTTTATATGGTGAAACTAAATTTTTGATGCAAACAGCTGCTAAAAAAGCTGAAATTAAAACAATTGCTTTGGTTGACCGATTGGATGATGCAGTTGAGCAAGCGTACCAATTTACCAATGAAGGTGATGTCTTGCTCTTGTCACCAGCAGCTGCTAGTTGGGATCAGTTTAAAACTTTTGAAGAACGTGGCGATCGTTTTATTGAAGATATTGAAAAACTAAAATAG